The following are encoded together in the Lathyrus oleraceus cultivar Zhongwan6 chromosome 3, CAAS_Psat_ZW6_1.0, whole genome shotgun sequence genome:
- the LOC127127676 gene encoding LRR receptor-like serine/threonine-protein kinase RGI2 has product MNSQSYFFNLLLLFTLLLPLSHSSTNELTTLLSWTQTLKKLPTPLDTNPCKWSFITCSSQNLVTEIIIQNVQLALPFPPNISSFSNLQKLVISGTNLTGTIPTEIGNCFNLITIDLSSNSLVGEIPSTIGNLKNLQNLILNSNQLTGSIPIQIGDCVNLKTLDIFDNNLTGNLPNELGNLTNLEVIRAGGNKDIIGKIPEELGECKNLTVLGLADTKISGSIPSSLGKLTMLQTISIYSTLISGEIPREIGNCSELVNLFLYENDLSGEIPFEIGKLVKLEKILLWQNGFVGGIPEEIGNCSSLKILDLSLNFLSGGMPKSLGKLLNLEELMLSNNNISGSIPGSISNLTNLIQLQLDTNEISGLIPSEIGKLTKLTVFFAWQNRLEGRIPSELGDCSSLEALDLSYNELGNSLPSNLFKLQNLTKLLLISNDISGSIPPEIGNCSSLIRLRLVDNRINGEIPREIGFLNNLSFLDLSENRLSGSVPLEIGNCKELQMLNLSNNSLSGDLHSLSSLTMLEVLDVSMNNFSGEVPISIGQLTSLLRVILSKNSFSGSIPSSLGKCSGIQLLDLSSNVFSGSIPRELFQIEALDIALNLSHNALSGMIPVEISALDKLSVLDISHNNLEGDLMVFSSLENLVSLNISYNKFAGYLPDSKLFHQLAATDLDGNQGLCPNGHDTCFVGSSAMTKMLNGSNSKRSEMIKVAIGLLSSLAVAMAIFGVVTVFRARKMVRDDNDSEMGGGGGGDSWPWQFTPFQKVNFRVEQILKCLVESNVIGKGCSGIVYRAEMENGDVIAVKRLWPTTTAATAAARYDSDKLAVNGGIRDSFSAEVKTLGSIRHKNIVRFLGCCWNRNTRLLMYDYMPNGSLGGLLHERSGNCLEWHIRFKIILGAAQGLAYLHHDCAPPIVHRDIKANNILIGLEFEPYIADFGLAKLVDDGDFARSSSTLAGSYGYIAPEYGYMMKITEKSDVYSYGIVVLEVLTGKQPIDPTIPDGLHIVDWVRQKRGRVEVLDESLTTRPESEIEEMLQTLGVALLCVTSSPDDRPTMKDVVAMMKEIKQERDECVKVFDQHERNHSNEESVEGMKHSCPATSSSNMNMHLHYSPHISTTLD; this is encoded by the exons ATGAACTCACAATCTTacttcttcaaccttcttctcctCTTCACACTTCTTCTCCCACTTTCCCACTCTTCAACCAATGAACTCACCACCTTACTTTCATGGACACAAACCCTCAAAAAACTCCCTACACCCCTAGACACAAATCCATGCAAATGGTCATTCATAACATGCTCTTCACAAAACCTTGTAACAGAAATCATCATCCAAAATGTCCAATTAGCCCTTCCTTTTCCTCCAAACATCTCTTCATTTTCCAACCTTCAAAAGTTAGTTATTTCAGGAACAAACCTGACTGGAACTATTCCAACTGAAATTGGTAACTGTTTTAACCTAATCACCATTGATCTTAGCTCAAATAGTCTTGTTGGTGAAATTCCTTCAACGATTGGAAACCTAAAAAATCTTCAAAACTTGATTCTTAACTCTAACCAATTAACTGGTTCTATACCAATTCAGATTGGTGATTGTGTTAATCTCAAAACCCTAGATATTTTCGATAACAACCTTACCGGAAACCTTCCAAATGAACTAGGAAATCTTACAAATCTTGAGGTTATAAGAGCTGGTGGAAACAAAGATATTATAGGGAAGATTCCAGAAGAATTAGGTGAATGCAAGAATTTGACTGTTCTAGGGCTTGCAGACACTAAGATTTCTGGTTCAATACCTAGTTCATTAGGTAAATTAACCATGCTTCAAACTATATCTATTTATAGTACTTTGATTTCTGGTGAAATTCCTCGCGAAATCGGTAACTGTTCGGAGCTTGTGAACTTGTTTTTGTATGAGAATGATCTTTCTGGTGAGATTCCTTTTGAAATAGGTAAGCTTGTGAAGCTGGAAAAGATTTTGTTATGGCAAAATGGTTTTGTTGGTGGCATACCTGAGGAGATTGGAAACTGTAGTAGTTTGAAGATTCTTGATTTGTCTCTGAATTTTCTCTCTGGTGGAATGCCGAAGAGTTTAGGGAAGTTGTTGAATCTTGAAGAGCTTATGTTGAGTAATAATAACATTTCTGGTTCGATACCGGGTTCGATTTCGAATCTTACAAATTTGATTCAGTTGCAGTTGGATACAAATGAGATATCGGGTTTGATTCCGAGTGAGATTGGTAAGTTGACGAAGCTAACTGTTTTTTTCGCTTGGCAGAATAGACTTGAAGGTAGAATTCCGTCGGAGTTAGGAGATTGTTCAAGCCTCGAGGCTTTGGATTTGTCTTACAATGAACTTGGTAATAGTTTACCTTCAAATCTTTTTAAGCTTCAAAATTTAACCAAGCTTTTATTGATTTCTAATGATATCTCTGGCTCTATTCCTCCTGAGATTGGTAATTGTAGCTCTCTCATTCGACTCCGGCTCGTAGATAACAGAATCAACGGTGAGATACCGAGAGAGATAGGTTTTCTTAATAACCTTAGTTTCCTTGATTTGTCTGAAAATCGTCTTAGTGGTTCGGTACCGTTAGAGATTGGAAACTGTAAAGAACTTCAAATGTTGAATCTAAGTAATAACTCTCTTTCTGGTGATCTGCATAGTTTGTCTTCTCTTACAATGCTAGAGGTTTTGGACGTGTCGATGAATAATTTTTCTGGCGAGGTTCCGATTAGTATTGGTCAATTAACTTCACTTCTAAGAGTTATTTTAAGCAAAAACTCTTTCTCTGGATCAATTCCTTCATCACTTGGGAAATGTTCCGGGATTCAACTTCTTGACCTTAGCAGCAATGTGTTCTCGGGGAGTATACCGCGAGAATTGTTTCAAATTGAAGCACTTGATATTGCTTTGAATTTGAGTCACAATGCTTTATCAGGAATGATCCCGGTTGAGATATCGGCTCTTGACAAGTTGTCTGTTTTAGACATTTCGCATAACAATCTTGAAGGTGACTTGATGGTGTTTTCAAGCCTTGAAAATCTTGTTTCTTTGAACATTTCGTATAACAAATTCGCTGGTTATTTACCAGACAGCAAGTTGTTTCATCAACTAGCAGCAACAGATTTGGATGGAAATCAAGGTTTGTGTCCTAATGGACATGATACATGTTTCGTTGGGAGTTCTGCAATGACAAAGATGTTAAATGGCTCTAATTCTAAGAGGTCAGAGATGATTAAAGTTGCGATTGGATTGCTCAGTTCTTTGGCAGTTGCAATGGCAATATTTGGAGTTGTTACCGTCTTTCGAGCAAGGAAAATGGTTCGAGACGACAATGATTCCGAGatgggaggaggaggaggaggtGATTCATGGCCTTGGCAGTTCACACCATTCCAAAAGGTAAACTTTCGTGTGGAGCAGATTCTAAAATGTTTAGTGGAATCCAATGTAATTGGAAAGGGATGTTCAGGGATCGTTTATCGCGCGGAAATGGAAAACGGCGATGTCATTGCTGTCAAAAGACTATGGCCAACAACAACAGCTGCCACTGCTGCTGCAAGATATGATAGTGACAAGTTAGCTGTTAATGGAGGAATTCGCGATTCGTTTTCTGCCGAGGTTAAAACTCTCGGTTCGATTCGCCACAAGAACATCGTGAGGTTCTTAGGTTGCTGTTGGAACAGAAACACAAGATTGCTTATGTATGATTACATGCCAAATGGGAGTCTTGGAGGCTTACTTCATGAAAGAAGTGGTAATTGCTTGGAGTGGCACATTAGATTCAAGATAATACTAGGAGCAGCTCAAGGTTTGGCTTATTTACACCATGATTGCGCTCCTCCTATTGTTCACAGAGACATTAAGGCCAACAACATTCTCATAGGACTTGAATTCGAACCTTACATAGCCGATTTTGGACTTGCAAAACTCGTTGATGATGGAGATTTCGCAAGATCTTCTAGTACACTTGCCGGTTCTTATGGTTACATAGCTCCTG AGTACGGATACATGATGAAGATAACCGAGAAAAGTGATGTATACAGCTACGGCATAGTTGTATTAGAAGTACTAACAGGTAAGCAACCGATCGATCCAACAATACCAGACGGACTTCACATCGTCGATTGGGTTAGACAGAAAAGAGGGCGAGTTGAAGTGCTAGACGAAAGCTTAACAACGAGGCCAGAATCTGAAATAGAAGAAATGTTGCAAACTCTAGGTGTTGCTTTGTTATGCGTAACCTCGAGTCCAGACGACAGACCGACGATGAAAGACGTGGTGGCGATGATGAAAGAGATTAAACAAGAGAGAGATGAATGTGTGAAAGTTTTTGATCAACATGAGAGGAATCATTCTAATGAAGAGTCAGTTGAAGGGATGAAACATTCATGTCCAGCAACAAGTAGCAGCAACATGAATATGCATTTACATTATTCTCCTCATATTTCTACAACACTAGATTAA